The Microbacterium sp. Nx66 genome contains a region encoding:
- a CDS encoding ATP-binding cassette domain-containing protein, with protein sequence MNQHAIEVRGLTKRFGHRTAVEDLSFAVPRGAIVGLLGPNGAGKSTTLRAIVGLVRPTGGETLIDGAPFGALDNPATHVGVHMDGFGFEPGISGRRHLEICRLAAGAPRDRVDEVLTEVGLAADARRRVKTYSTGMAQRLGLAAALIGAPRTLILDEPANGLDPDGIRWLRRFLRGFAERGGTVLVSSHQLPELEQVVDEVVVIKRRALFAGRLDDLVTGGADSLESRYFDLVEGAPA encoded by the coding sequence ATGAATCAGCACGCCATCGAGGTGCGCGGCCTGACCAAGAGGTTCGGACACCGCACCGCCGTCGAGGACCTGTCGTTCGCCGTGCCCCGCGGAGCGATCGTCGGGCTCCTCGGACCGAACGGCGCGGGGAAGTCGACGACGCTGCGCGCGATCGTCGGCCTCGTGCGCCCGACCGGCGGAGAGACCCTCATCGACGGGGCGCCGTTCGGTGCGCTCGACAACCCCGCTACGCACGTCGGCGTCCACATGGACGGGTTCGGCTTCGAGCCGGGCATCTCGGGGCGACGGCATCTGGAGATCTGCCGACTCGCCGCCGGGGCGCCCCGCGACCGCGTCGACGAGGTCCTCACCGAGGTCGGCCTGGCCGCCGATGCGCGTCGGCGCGTGAAGACGTACTCGACGGGCATGGCCCAGCGGCTCGGGCTGGCCGCCGCATTGATCGGCGCGCCGCGGACGCTCATCCTCGACGAACCGGCCAACGGGCTGGATCCCGACGGCATCCGCTGGCTGCGCCGGTTCCTCCGCGGTTTCGCCGAACGCGGCGGCACGGTCCTCGTCTCCAGTCATCAGCTCCCCGAACTCGAGCAGGTCGTGGACGAGGTCGTCGTGATCAAGCGTCGGGCGCTCTTCGCCGGACGGCTGGACGATCTGGTCACCGGCGGGGCCGACTCGCTCGAGAGTCGGTACTTCGACCTCGTCGAGGGAGCCCCGGCGTGA
- a CDS encoding AAA family ATPase yields MPENAPLSPVAIDADGFAAQTAAILGSISQVIDGKPEAVRSALVCLLAEGHLLIEDVPGVGKTMLARALAATVDATVRRIQFTPDLLPGDVTGVSVYNPVDREFEFKRGAIFAHIVIADEINRSSPKTQSALLEAMEEGQVTVDGSTHRLPDPFLVVATQNPLEMEGTYALPEAQRDRFMMRISMGYPDPAAEALMLRQRDVVNPLATVTPVADAAAISQLIAWARAVHVAPALEEYAVSLAQATRNDPSLHLGASPRATLQLVRAAKVWAALDGRDYVIPDDITDLLIPVFAHRLLPARGAHRAGAQPVEAALTQIAERVRVPVATRS; encoded by the coding sequence ATGCCAGAGAACGCCCCCCTGAGCCCGGTCGCGATCGACGCCGACGGATTCGCCGCGCAGACGGCGGCCATCCTCGGCTCGATCAGCCAGGTGATCGACGGGAAGCCCGAGGCCGTGCGCAGCGCCCTCGTCTGCCTGCTCGCCGAAGGCCATCTGCTCATCGAGGACGTGCCCGGGGTCGGGAAGACCATGCTGGCGCGCGCCCTCGCCGCCACCGTCGATGCCACCGTCCGGCGCATCCAGTTCACCCCGGATCTCCTTCCCGGCGACGTGACGGGCGTGTCCGTCTACAACCCCGTCGACCGCGAGTTCGAGTTCAAACGCGGCGCCATCTTCGCGCACATCGTCATCGCCGACGAGATCAACCGCTCGTCCCCCAAGACCCAGTCGGCGCTGCTGGAGGCCATGGAGGAGGGGCAGGTCACGGTCGACGGCTCCACCCACCGGCTGCCGGATCCGTTCCTCGTGGTCGCCACGCAGAACCCGCTGGAGATGGAGGGCACGTACGCGCTCCCCGAGGCGCAACGCGACCGCTTCATGATGCGCATCTCGATGGGCTACCCCGACCCCGCGGCCGAGGCCCTCATGCTCCGGCAGCGTGACGTCGTGAATCCGCTGGCGACCGTCACCCCCGTCGCGGACGCCGCCGCGATCTCCCAGCTCATCGCGTGGGCGCGCGCCGTGCACGTGGCGCCCGCCCTCGAGGAGTACGCCGTCTCCCTCGCGCAGGCGACGCGGAACGACCCCAGCCTGCACCTCGGCGCCAGCCCGCGGGCCACGCTGCAGCTCGTCCGCGCGGCGAAGGTCTGGGCCGCGCTGGACGGCCGCGACTACGTCATCCCGGACGACATCACCGACCTGCTGATCCCCGTGTTCGCGCACCGGCTGCTCCCCGCCCGCGGGGCCCACCGTGCCGGCGCGCAGCCGGTCGAGGCCGCACTCACCCAGATCGCCGAGCGCGTCCGCGTCCCCGTCGCGACCCGCTCCTGA
- a CDS encoding DUF58 domain-containing protein — MRRRRLLTPRGTGALVAALGCVIAANVLGARILLYLGILLAALTLFAALAVRLPRRSGTVSRQISTDLLTVSETSRVTVRFTLRALRVPHGLWHDVLPTAVAGDSGGEYPGDTPQLDYLITGVRRGVWPLGPLLLRTVDPFGLAQREQAFGDTRTITVVPEVFALTPLAVRIGAAGGTAHTSSTRLGQGSDNLSPRGYAPGDSMRRIHWRATAHRGELMVRQEEEESSPDAVVVLDRAAGGWTTGTDAVDPAFEAAVSLCASAAVHLAAEGYSVDVLDSAGTLLGVLRGHEDDRDGLLVALAMVTPRGERRDLAALLGGTPPGPLVYVTGRLDEEDAALLRPAGAAAPLLFSTDPLPGTEDAARQHGWTVTRLGVDVADAWDDALSARTGAADVPR; from the coding sequence ATGCGCCGACGTCGACTGCTCACGCCGCGCGGCACCGGTGCGCTCGTCGCCGCGCTCGGGTGCGTGATCGCGGCCAACGTCCTCGGCGCCAGGATCCTCCTGTACCTCGGGATCCTGCTGGCTGCGCTCACGCTGTTCGCCGCCCTCGCCGTGCGTCTCCCGCGACGCTCCGGAACGGTCAGCCGACAGATCTCGACCGACCTGCTCACGGTCTCGGAGACCTCGCGGGTGACGGTCCGCTTCACGCTGCGCGCCCTCCGGGTCCCGCACGGGCTCTGGCACGACGTCCTCCCCACCGCGGTCGCCGGCGACTCGGGGGGCGAGTATCCCGGGGACACACCCCAGCTGGACTACCTCATCACCGGCGTCCGCCGGGGTGTCTGGCCGCTGGGCCCCCTCCTGCTGCGCACCGTCGACCCGTTCGGTCTCGCCCAGCGCGAGCAGGCCTTCGGCGACACGCGCACCATCACGGTCGTGCCGGAGGTCTTCGCGCTCACCCCGCTCGCCGTGCGGATCGGCGCCGCGGGCGGGACCGCGCACACCTCGTCCACCCGCCTGGGCCAGGGCAGCGACAACCTCTCCCCCCGCGGCTACGCACCGGGTGACTCGATGCGACGCATCCACTGGAGGGCGACGGCGCACCGCGGCGAACTCATGGTCCGGCAGGAGGAGGAGGAGTCGAGCCCCGACGCGGTCGTCGTGCTCGACCGCGCCGCCGGCGGCTGGACCACGGGGACCGATGCCGTCGACCCGGCGTTCGAGGCCGCGGTCTCCCTGTGCGCGTCCGCCGCCGTGCACCTCGCTGCGGAGGGGTACAGCGTCGACGTGCTGGACAGCGCCGGCACGCTCCTCGGCGTGCTCCGCGGACACGAGGACGACAGGGACGGCCTGCTGGTCGCCCTGGCGATGGTGACGCCGCGCGGCGAGAGGCGCGACCTCGCCGCGCTCCTGGGCGGGACACCGCCGGGGCCGCTCGTCTACGTGACCGGTCGGCTGGACGAGGAGGACGCCGCGCTCCTGCGTCCGGCGGGGGCGGCAGCGCCGCTGCTGTTCAGTACCGATCCGCTCCCGGGAACGGAGGACGCCGCCCGCCAGCACGGTTGGACCGTGACCCGGCTCGGCGTCGACGTCGCGGATGCCTGGGACGACGCGCTGTCGGCGCGGACGGGAGCCGCCGATGTTCCGCGCTGA
- a CDS encoding DEAD/DEAH box helicase family protein: MDPLAHPLSSWRFRGPLRTYQAEVLERIEVGSDEKMHVVAPPGSGKTLLGLLLAAREGHRTLVLTPTLTIRQQWLREARKLAPEDDAVSDDPRRLGDLTVLTYQLLSVTGDGSPFEELARHRWIAELAETDRSEADAATWLATLEVDNPDRYRSGLRRRVRRVRRSFSQQRPEELARVLHPNAVALIDAIVAAGVRTIILDECHHLLDHWALVVAYLAARIRAAGSPPVLIGLTATLPSPDDGVEYENYTRLLGDVDYEVPAPAVVKEGHLAPYRDSIWFTRPDPTEAAFIRRHEALLADLVGQVLSSPDGVAYLEATLQPEPAAGSVPPTGTDDPDIARRARLEHALSTDFTLTRAAGVVLRAAAPGHPLGALLPPVLFGRCTTDDLLTVLTRFAQTRLLTDPTALRQWEHVRGALADFGLHLTDRGLRRGRDPVETTLTSSVAKDRAAVDILRRELSGDAGARMRAVVVTDFVEHGSRRGLTGQPAGALRVFDLLAADEVTGTLRPVLLTAHHLRVRAVDAADLAEQLSAVLGDEVTVVDGAGGTRDLRVAEAGRGQVVAAVSELIRRGTVRVLVGTRGLLGEGWDCPSVNTLIDLTAVATSTGTQQLRGRTLRLDPAWPEKVAHNWSVACVIPASVDLDSPAETQRLRRRHGHLWGLSADDGTRIVSGLDHALPSAAIGALDAVLEKVPGATIERINEETLSRLPTRAQIRADWRIGEPHDSRERDVVSVRTTPEARLLRTGPTLAAAVPLTFGFSATGIALGTAALGAIGAVSLPLEAGVTVAALGGVLATAVVCGSSVLRALHRLRDPAALYGGAALAIARSLHDAGRAGPFDASTVRVRNRSAADFWIEIAGPRSDRALIADALQELFAVAESPRFLLRVDQGIFGRPGPVLDRLRSIVDRAVPGRRLLPVPAALSRRRADAEAFAARWRETVGQCELHELRGTTGLALLQVARLTPALLDPAEPRYRIWG, encoded by the coding sequence ATGGATCCGCTCGCCCACCCGCTCTCGTCGTGGCGGTTCCGCGGACCGCTGCGCACGTACCAGGCCGAGGTGCTGGAGCGCATCGAGGTCGGCTCCGACGAGAAGATGCACGTCGTCGCACCGCCGGGTTCCGGCAAGACCCTGCTCGGACTGCTGCTCGCCGCGCGGGAGGGACACCGCACGCTCGTCCTGACTCCGACGCTCACCATCCGCCAGCAATGGCTCCGGGAGGCGCGGAAGCTCGCCCCCGAGGACGACGCCGTCTCAGACGATCCGCGGCGGCTCGGAGACCTCACCGTGCTGACCTACCAACTCCTCAGCGTCACCGGCGACGGTTCGCCGTTCGAGGAGCTGGCGCGTCATCGGTGGATCGCCGAGCTCGCCGAGACCGATCGGTCCGAGGCCGATGCGGCGACCTGGCTCGCCACACTCGAGGTCGACAACCCCGACCGCTACCGCTCAGGACTGCGGCGGCGGGTACGCCGGGTGCGCCGCTCGTTCTCGCAGCAGCGCCCGGAGGAGCTGGCCCGGGTGCTGCACCCCAACGCCGTGGCGCTCATCGACGCGATCGTCGCCGCCGGAGTGCGCACGATCATCCTCGACGAGTGCCATCATCTGCTCGACCATTGGGCGCTGGTCGTCGCCTACCTGGCGGCGCGCATCCGGGCCGCGGGATCGCCCCCGGTCCTGATCGGCCTGACGGCGACGCTCCCCTCCCCCGACGACGGTGTCGAGTACGAGAACTACACGCGCCTGCTCGGAGACGTGGACTACGAGGTGCCCGCCCCCGCGGTGGTGAAGGAGGGCCACCTCGCGCCCTATCGGGACTCGATCTGGTTCACCCGGCCGGACCCGACCGAGGCCGCCTTCATCCGCCGGCACGAAGCCCTGCTCGCGGATCTCGTCGGGCAGGTGCTGTCCTCGCCGGATGGCGTGGCGTATCTGGAGGCGACGTTGCAGCCGGAGCCGGCGGCGGGCTCCGTGCCACCGACGGGGACGGATGACCCCGACATCGCGCGGCGGGCACGGCTGGAGCACGCGCTCTCCACGGACTTCACGCTCACCCGGGCCGCCGGCGTCGTCCTCCGAGCCGCGGCGCCGGGGCATCCGCTCGGCGCGCTCCTGCCGCCGGTGCTGTTCGGCCGCTGCACGACCGACGACCTCCTCACCGTCCTCACCCGTTTCGCGCAGACGCGCCTGCTCACCGACCCCACCGCCCTGCGCCAATGGGAGCACGTGCGCGGAGCTCTCGCGGATTTCGGCCTGCACCTCACCGATCGGGGGCTGCGACGCGGCCGGGACCCGGTGGAGACCACACTGACGTCTTCGGTGGCGAAGGACCGCGCGGCCGTGGACATCCTGCGCCGCGAGCTGAGCGGAGACGCCGGCGCCCGGATGCGGGCGGTGGTCGTGACCGACTTCGTCGAGCACGGGAGCCGCCGCGGGCTCACCGGGCAACCCGCCGGCGCGCTCCGCGTCTTCGACCTCCTGGCCGCCGACGAGGTGACAGGGACGCTGCGTCCGGTGCTGCTGACCGCCCATCATCTGCGGGTGCGGGCCGTCGATGCCGCCGACCTCGCGGAGCAGCTGTCCGCGGTGCTCGGGGACGAGGTGACGGTCGTCGACGGAGCAGGAGGCACGCGGGATCTCCGCGTCGCCGAGGCCGGACGGGGCCAGGTCGTCGCGGCCGTCTCGGAGCTGATCCGACGCGGCACCGTGCGGGTGCTCGTCGGCACCCGAGGACTCCTCGGCGAGGGGTGGGACTGCCCGTCGGTGAACACGCTGATCGATCTGACCGCGGTGGCGACGAGCACCGGCACCCAGCAGCTCCGGGGGCGCACCCTGCGTCTCGACCCCGCATGGCCGGAGAAGGTGGCGCACAACTGGTCGGTGGCGTGCGTCATCCCCGCGTCCGTCGACCTGGACAGCCCCGCCGAGACGCAGCGCCTGCGACGACGACACGGACACCTCTGGGGGCTCAGCGCCGACGACGGCACCCGGATCGTCTCGGGACTGGACCACGCGCTCCCCTCCGCCGCGATCGGCGCACTCGACGCCGTCCTCGAGAAGGTCCCCGGCGCCACGATCGAGAGGATCAACGAGGAGACGCTCTCGCGGCTCCCCACCCGCGCCCAGATCAGAGCGGACTGGCGGATCGGCGAGCCTCACGACTCCCGGGAGCGCGACGTGGTCTCCGTCCGCACGACGCCGGAGGCCCGCCTGCTGCGGACGGGACCGACCCTCGCCGCTGCCGTGCCCCTGACATTCGGATTCAGCGCGACCGGCATCGCCCTCGGAACGGCGGCGTTGGGGGCGATCGGCGCAGTCTCCCTCCCGCTGGAGGCGGGCGTCACCGTCGCGGCGCTCGGCGGCGTGCTGGCGACCGCTGTGGTGTGCGGGTCCAGCGTGCTGCGCGCGTTGCACCGCCTCCGTGACCCCGCTGCTCTGTACGGCGGCGCCGCGCTGGCCATCGCCCGGTCCCTCCACGACGCCGGACGGGCGGGGCCCTTCGATGCCTCGACCGTCCGGGTGCGCAACCGCTCCGCCGCCGACTTCTGGATCGAGATCGCCGGACCGCGGAGCGACCGCGCACTGATCGCCGACGCCCTGCAGGAGCTGTTCGCCGTGGCCGAGAGTCCGCGCTTCCTCCTGCGGGTCGACCAAGGGATCTTCGGCCGGCCCGGTCCCGTGCTCGACCGCCTCCGCTCGATCGTCGACCGCGCCGTCCCCGGTCGTCGTCTGCTGCCGGTTCCCGCAGCGCTCTCGCGCCGCCGAGCCGACGCCGAGGCTTTCGCCGCGCGGTGGCGGGAGACGGTCGGGCAGTGCGAGCTCCACGAACTCCGGGGGACGACGGGTCTCGCGCTGCTCCAGGTCGCCCGCCTCACCCCTGCGCTGCTCGACCCCGCGGAGCCGCGGTACCGGATCTGGGGCTGA
- a CDS encoding ABC transporter permease produces the protein MSGVIRSELLRAVSGLSILAVYLVAVLMPTFVLFSDGSRFALDGLDPGAATARLLEPLAWSVISAAFVGAYPVTREYYYGSMDRTLTAVGFRRAFRGKLVAGVLIALALAGVVFLLWTLAISLLLARHGLALVFTAEAWRIIAGAVAGVVLGALIGGAIGWITRNYYATAIIVLVFPMALEFALLRTAPEIARFSPGMAIAALSVPEYQGRLLAFVPALGIGVAWAIGLVALAAVRGRRSVA, from the coding sequence GTGAGCGGCGTGATCCGCAGCGAGCTGCTGCGCGCGGTGAGCGGGCTGTCGATCCTCGCCGTGTACCTCGTCGCCGTCCTCATGCCGACGTTCGTGCTCTTCTCCGACGGCTCGCGCTTCGCTCTCGACGGCCTCGACCCCGGCGCGGCGACGGCTCGACTGCTGGAGCCGCTCGCGTGGTCGGTCATCTCGGCGGCGTTCGTCGGTGCCTACCCGGTGACGCGGGAGTACTACTACGGCTCCATGGACCGCACGCTCACGGCGGTCGGGTTCCGTCGCGCCTTCCGCGGGAAACTGGTCGCCGGCGTCCTCATCGCCCTGGCGCTGGCCGGCGTCGTCTTCCTGCTGTGGACGCTCGCGATCTCCCTCCTGCTCGCTCGCCACGGGCTCGCGCTCGTCTTCACCGCCGAGGCATGGCGGATCATCGCCGGGGCCGTGGCCGGGGTCGTCCTCGGTGCTCTCATCGGCGGGGCGATCGGCTGGATCACCCGGAACTACTACGCGACGGCGATCATCGTCCTCGTCTTCCCGATGGCGCTGGAGTTCGCGCTGCTACGGACGGCACCGGAGATCGCGCGGTTCTCACCCGGGATGGCCATCGCCGCGCTGAGCGTGCCGGAGTACCAGGGACGACTGCTCGCCTTCGTGCCTGCCCTCGGCATCGGGGTGGCGTGGGCGATCGGTCTCGTCGCGCTCGCCGCCGTCCGAGGACGCCGGAGCGTCGCGTGA
- the trhO gene encoding oxygen-dependent tRNA uridine(34) hydroxylase TrhO: MATPKILLFYAFTPLADPEAIRVWQRDLGEALGLRGRLLISSQGINGTLGGDLPVLKKWVRSFRSYAPFRDADIKWSEGTGLDASGRSLDFPKLSVKVRDEIVSFGAPDELRVDADGVVGGGARLTPEQLHALVAERGDEVVFFDGRNALEAEIGRFRGAVVPDTETTRDFVRLLDSGTYDDLKGKPVVTYCTGGIRCEVLSSLMVARGFGEVYQLEGGIVRYGETFGDDGLWDGSLYVFDGRGSVDFSDHARVIGVCVGCGAATKRTANCPDPSCRVQSVVCADCEAVACPAHAATVPTRA; this comes from the coding sequence GTGGCCACCCCCAAGATCCTCCTCTTCTACGCGTTCACGCCGCTCGCCGACCCGGAGGCCATCCGCGTCTGGCAGCGCGATCTCGGCGAGGCGTTGGGGCTGCGCGGTCGGCTGCTGATCTCGTCGCAGGGCATCAACGGCACTCTCGGCGGCGACCTCCCGGTGCTGAAGAAATGGGTGCGGTCATTCCGCTCCTATGCGCCCTTCCGCGACGCCGACATCAAGTGGAGCGAGGGCACCGGGCTCGACGCGTCGGGTCGCAGCCTCGACTTCCCGAAGTTGAGTGTGAAGGTGCGCGACGAGATCGTGTCGTTCGGCGCCCCGGATGAGCTGCGGGTCGACGCGGACGGCGTCGTCGGCGGGGGCGCGCGGCTCACCCCCGAACAGCTGCACGCCCTGGTCGCCGAGCGCGGGGACGAGGTCGTGTTCTTCGACGGACGGAACGCGCTGGAGGCCGAGATCGGACGCTTCCGTGGCGCCGTCGTGCCGGATACGGAGACCACCAGGGACTTCGTGCGCCTGCTCGACTCCGGCACCTACGACGACCTGAAGGGCAAGCCCGTCGTCACGTACTGCACCGGCGGCATCCGCTGCGAGGTGCTGTCGAGTCTCATGGTCGCCCGCGGCTTCGGCGAGGTGTATCAGCTGGAGGGCGGCATCGTCCGCTACGGGGAGACCTTCGGCGACGACGGCCTCTGGGACGGATCGCTCTACGTCTTCGACGGGCGTGGATCCGTCGACTTCTCGGACCACGCGCGGGTCATCGGTGTGTGCGTGGGATGCGGCGCGGCGACCAAGCGCACCGCCAACTGCCCTGACCCGTCGTGCCGCGTGCAGTCCGTCGTCTGCGCGGACTGCGAGGCCGTCGCGTGCCCGGCGCATGCGGCCACCGTGCCGACGCGGGCCTGA
- a CDS encoding transglutaminase family protein: MFRAERTRPAPVPADTRARWHRDREEPPSGVLAPAALAGLAALTALWPFTAVIAPGTWSFVATVVIIAVVGIGALVRHLLRGRSEGIAGLLALVAQVIVAVGVLTLLLAGDTAIAGVVPTPRTFGLFQALASAAAEEIVFGSAPLEASPGLAAALGAGFAVVAILLDLLIASRSAVFTTVLLGVTGAVPMIITLGAPNVAWFALAAVVALLVFRFTARRHPESPRRASAGVAVAVGAAAVATTLVVTPLLPVGSTITGTGVGVTVDASLRLGDDLRQPSPVEVLTVAAKTDTAPYLRLTTLSRFDGRVWQPDRGDLQSQVDGFGDPEWGDDITTAEQTTSIRVLRMSSSWLPLPYPATEVQGLSAAWRVSPENRTLFSRRADAVGNDYTVTSLRVTPTLEQIRAAEAAPPLADAEDEDVELPGIISRLATEVTADEETDYDRLVALQNWFRSQFEYSLETPVDEGFDGTGADAVARFLEERSGYCVHFAGSFALMAESLGMQVRIVVGYLPGALTDEKRGDESIFSVSSDQLHSWPEVLFPGIGWVPFEPTASLGVPTAFRAGTTAGGTGGGPATPAPTTAPQTEETSGPEVDRRDADAGSTDSGELRRLDPMPVVLTVLGVVALLLLPALVRLVERRLRLRRAARGDAAAAWAELRDTLIDLRIAVSDADSPRMRAAGLVRDAGADEAALGRLIAAVERANYARASAAEDDLGAPLQSVLVSLRAHVDGSTRARALLLPRSLYAPRGSDARLLV; this comes from the coding sequence ATGTTCCGCGCTGAGCGCACGCGACCCGCCCCCGTGCCCGCCGACACCCGCGCACGCTGGCACCGTGACCGGGAGGAGCCGCCGTCCGGTGTCCTCGCTCCGGCGGCCCTCGCCGGCCTCGCGGCCCTCACGGCGCTGTGGCCGTTCACCGCCGTCATCGCTCCGGGGACCTGGTCGTTCGTCGCGACCGTCGTCATCATCGCGGTCGTGGGGATCGGCGCGCTCGTGCGTCATCTCCTACGCGGGCGTTCGGAGGGTATCGCCGGGCTGCTCGCCCTTGTGGCGCAGGTCATCGTGGCGGTCGGCGTCCTCACGCTGCTCCTCGCCGGAGACACCGCGATCGCGGGGGTCGTTCCGACGCCCCGCACCTTCGGCCTGTTCCAGGCCCTCGCATCCGCCGCGGCAGAGGAGATCGTCTTCGGTTCGGCCCCGCTGGAGGCCTCTCCGGGGCTTGCGGCCGCCCTCGGAGCGGGCTTCGCGGTCGTCGCGATCCTGCTCGATCTCCTGATCGCGAGTCGCTCCGCCGTGTTCACGACCGTTCTTCTGGGCGTCACCGGTGCGGTGCCCATGATCATCACCCTTGGTGCCCCGAATGTGGCCTGGTTCGCCCTCGCGGCGGTCGTGGCGCTCCTCGTGTTCCGCTTCACCGCACGTCGGCATCCGGAGTCACCGCGCCGCGCGTCGGCCGGCGTCGCGGTCGCCGTCGGTGCCGCCGCCGTCGCGACCACCCTCGTCGTGACGCCGCTGCTCCCGGTCGGCTCGACCATCACCGGCACCGGGGTCGGCGTGACCGTCGATGCCTCGCTACGGCTGGGCGACGATCTGCGGCAGCCGAGTCCGGTCGAGGTGCTGACCGTGGCCGCGAAGACCGACACCGCCCCGTATCTCCGCCTCACGACGCTCTCCCGGTTCGACGGCCGCGTCTGGCAGCCGGATCGCGGGGACCTGCAGTCTCAGGTCGACGGCTTCGGGGATCCGGAGTGGGGGGACGACATCACCACCGCGGAGCAGACGACCTCGATCCGGGTGCTGCGCATGTCGAGCTCCTGGCTCCCGCTGCCGTATCCGGCCACGGAAGTGCAGGGTCTGAGCGCCGCGTGGCGCGTGTCGCCCGAGAACCGCACCCTCTTCTCCCGCCGCGCCGATGCGGTCGGCAACGACTACACGGTCACCTCGCTCCGCGTGACGCCGACCTTGGAGCAGATCCGCGCCGCGGAGGCCGCCCCGCCCCTCGCGGACGCGGAGGACGAGGACGTCGAGCTTCCGGGGATCATCTCCCGGCTGGCGACGGAGGTCACCGCGGACGAGGAGACCGACTACGACCGCCTCGTCGCCCTGCAGAACTGGTTCCGGTCGCAGTTCGAGTACTCGCTGGAGACGCCGGTCGACGAGGGGTTCGACGGGACCGGCGCGGACGCGGTGGCACGATTCCTCGAAGAGCGGTCCGGATACTGCGTGCACTTCGCCGGCTCCTTCGCCCTCATGGCCGAGAGCCTGGGCATGCAGGTGCGCATCGTGGTGGGCTACCTCCCCGGGGCCCTCACGGACGAGAAGCGCGGAGACGAGTCGATCTTCTCGGTGTCGAGCGATCAGCTGCATTCCTGGCCCGAGGTGCTGTTCCCCGGGATCGGCTGGGTGCCGTTCGAGCCGACCGCCTCGCTCGGCGTCCCCACGGCCTTCCGGGCGGGCACGACCGCAGGCGGGACCGGCGGAGGCCCCGCCACTCCTGCGCCGACGACCGCACCGCAGACGGAGGAGACCTCCGGCCCCGAGGTCGATCGGCGGGATGCCGATGCCGGCTCGACGGACTCCGGAGAGCTGCGCCGGCTGGACCCGATGCCGGTGGTCCTCACCGTGCTCGGCGTCGTGGCGCTCCTCCTCCTTCCCGCGCTCGTCCGGCTCGTCGAGCGGCGCCTCCGGCTGCGCCGTGCCGCACGCGGAGACGCCGCCGCGGCCTGGGCGGAACTGCGCGACACCCTGATCGATCTCCGGATCGCGGTCTCGGATGCGGACAGTCCGCGGATGCGGGCCGCCGGGCTCGTCAGGGATGCGGGAGCCGACGAGGCTGCGCTGGGGCGGCTCATCGCGGCGGTGGAGCGCGCCAACTACGCCCGCGCGTCCGCGGCGGAGGACGACCTCGGCGCGCCGTTGCAGTCCGTGCTCGTCAGTCTCCGCGCGCATGTCGACGGGTCGACGCGGGCACGCGCACTGCTGCTGCCGCGGTCGCTCTACGCCCCGCGCGGATCAGACGCCCGGCTCCTGGTGTGA